Proteins from a single region of Streptomyces vinaceus:
- a CDS encoding LysR family transcriptional regulator: protein MELRTLRYFVAVAEELHFGRAARRLHISQPPLSRAIKQLEADVGALLFTRSPTGVTLTAVGAVLLDEARALLDHADRVRVRVGAAAGAATLTVGILGDGTDPGVSRLAAAFRRTHPGIDIRIRDTDLTDPTCGLRTGLVDVALTRAPFDETALTVRTLRADPVGVVVRADDPLSRYDRLRLAELDDRRWFQFPQGTDPVWQSYWNGGAPREGPVVRAVQECLHAVLWNGTVGMAPLGHDLPAELAVVPLVDMAPSRVVAVCNEGDTNPLIRSFIEIAAAAYRR from the coding sequence GTGGAGTTGAGGACCTTGCGCTATTTCGTGGCCGTCGCCGAAGAACTCCACTTCGGCCGAGCCGCCAGACGACTGCACATCAGCCAGCCGCCGCTGAGTCGGGCGATCAAGCAGTTGGAGGCCGATGTCGGAGCCCTGCTGTTCACCCGCTCACCCACCGGCGTCACGCTCACGGCGGTGGGCGCGGTACTGCTCGACGAGGCGCGGGCCCTGCTCGACCATGCCGACCGCGTCCGTGTACGCGTCGGCGCGGCCGCCGGCGCCGCGACCCTCACCGTCGGCATCCTGGGCGACGGCACCGACCCGGGAGTGTCCCGGCTGGCCGCGGCCTTCCGCCGGACCCACCCCGGCATCGACATCCGCATCCGCGACACCGACCTGACCGACCCGACGTGCGGGCTGCGCACCGGGCTGGTCGACGTCGCCCTGACCCGGGCGCCGTTCGACGAGACGGCCCTGACGGTGCGTACGCTGCGCGCCGATCCGGTCGGCGTGGTCGTGCGCGCCGACGATCCGCTGTCCCGCTACGACCGGCTGCGGCTGGCCGAACTGGACGACCGCCGCTGGTTCCAGTTCCCGCAGGGCACCGACCCGGTCTGGCAGTCGTACTGGAACGGCGGCGCACCGCGCGAGGGGCCGGTGGTGCGCGCCGTCCAGGAGTGCCTGCACGCCGTGCTGTGGAACGGCACGGTCGGCATGGCCCCGCTCGGACACGACCTGCCCGCGGAGCTGGCCGTGGTGCCGCTGGTCGACATGGCGCCGAGCCGTGTGGTGGCGGTGTGCAACGAGGGTGACACCAACCCGCTGATCCGGTCCTTCATCGAGATCGCGGCAGCTGCCTACCGTCGCTGA
- a CDS encoding thioesterase II family protein produces MATKIEDSTWLRRYHDSAPGAPRLVCFPFAGGSASYFFGLSQRLQPQVEVIAVQYPGRQDRMGEGCMESVRDLAAGVAEALVPVGPPTVFFGHSMGALVAFETAIALSGSPAAPRALMVSASRGASLPSRRTDSATSDEELIADLRELNGTDEQLLANAALMDVILPVLRADYRAVARYRGAPDARVACPITALAGDRDPVVDEAEAAVWEQHTAGDFRLRHFPGGHFFLDEHQDDLVGELNLLMAAALTDAGTGRSA; encoded by the coding sequence ATGGCAACGAAGATCGAGGACAGTACCTGGCTCCGCCGGTACCACGACAGCGCACCGGGCGCCCCGCGTTTGGTGTGCTTCCCGTTCGCCGGCGGCTCCGCCTCCTACTTCTTCGGCCTGTCCCAACGGTTGCAGCCGCAAGTGGAGGTGATCGCCGTGCAGTACCCCGGACGCCAGGACCGCATGGGCGAGGGTTGTATGGAGAGCGTGCGGGATCTCGCGGCGGGAGTAGCGGAGGCACTGGTTCCAGTCGGACCGCCGACGGTCTTTTTCGGCCATAGTATGGGGGCGCTCGTGGCCTTCGAGACCGCGATCGCGCTGAGCGGGAGCCCCGCGGCTCCGCGCGCCCTGATGGTCTCCGCCAGCCGCGGCGCGTCCTTGCCGAGCCGCAGGACCGACAGCGCCACCTCGGACGAGGAACTCATCGCGGACTTGCGGGAGCTGAACGGCACGGACGAGCAACTCCTCGCCAACGCGGCGCTCATGGACGTCATCCTGCCGGTGCTGCGCGCCGACTACCGAGCGGTGGCGCGCTACCGCGGTGCCCCGGACGCCCGCGTCGCCTGCCCCATAACGGCCCTTGCCGGGGACCGCGACCCCGTGGTCGACGAGGCCGAGGCCGCCGTCTGGGAGCAGCACACCGCGGGCGACTTCCGCCTGCGGCACTTCCCGGGCGGGCACTTCTTCCTGGACGAGCACCAGGACGACCTGGTGGGGGAGCTGAACCTGCTGATGGCGGCGGCACTCACGGACGCCGGTACCGGCCGGTCGGCATAA
- a CDS encoding MFS transporter, which produces MPIGKAHFRALADLPWAAKTGPPAPGTTRRNENRKCEVKTFEAFKAMRSGPVARLVLGSSASRLATFGFNAAMAVYLLDLTGRATDLGLALLVGTLPFFALSLVTGVVCDRFNRKNIILVCDALRVLVAVAFLLAAWLLDTDATVALVYATVFCFSVCESFVTTSFSSIVPDVIDEEDILDTNNLLFGIGDAVRMIGPVVGVLLYSTAGFATTAISTATLFSAAFLFQRGVAYTQSKASGEGAQGVAAVAREELGMFRKLVTADIRLTSLMANGFTTHLFLYPFITVGLPYVITQVFRAGSVEFGYLEAVCAAGGILSLLVVPHTKRLGTSNSLAASMAGMIIGAALFLVLLVGPAVDLMTDQTVARLGILTLGCFLVFLAFGVYGTYFVSFMHTNVPSEMLGKGQSLVMMFNALGRMLGFSLFGLLFDHSLQAAVIVFVGGMSLKVLVHLPFVKADRRLRAATAADAPALEPAAER; this is translated from the coding sequence ATGCCCATCGGTAAGGCGCACTTCCGGGCCCTCGCCGACCTGCCCTGGGCCGCAAAGACCGGCCCGCCAGCGCCGGGCACGACGCGACGCAACGAAAACAGGAAGTGCGAAGTGAAGACCTTCGAAGCGTTCAAAGCCATGAGGTCGGGCCCCGTGGCCCGGCTGGTGCTGGGCTCATCGGCCAGCCGGCTGGCCACCTTCGGCTTCAACGCCGCGATGGCGGTGTACCTGCTCGACCTCACGGGGCGAGCGACCGACCTCGGCCTCGCGCTGCTGGTCGGCACCCTCCCCTTCTTCGCGCTCAGCCTGGTCACCGGCGTCGTCTGCGACCGGTTCAACCGGAAGAACATCATCCTGGTGTGCGACGCCCTACGCGTCCTCGTCGCCGTTGCGTTCCTGCTGGCGGCCTGGCTCCTGGACACCGACGCCACCGTCGCGCTCGTCTACGCCACCGTCTTCTGCTTCTCCGTCTGCGAGTCCTTCGTCACCACCAGCTTCTCCAGCATCGTCCCCGACGTCATCGACGAAGAGGACATCCTGGACACCAACAACCTCCTCTTCGGCATCGGCGACGCCGTCCGCATGATCGGTCCCGTCGTGGGTGTGCTGCTCTATTCCACCGCGGGGTTCGCGACCACCGCGATCAGCACCGCCACGCTGTTCTCCGCAGCCTTCCTGTTCCAGCGGGGAGTCGCCTACACCCAGTCCAAGGCTTCCGGCGAAGGAGCCCAGGGCGTGGCCGCCGTCGCCCGCGAGGAACTGGGCATGTTCCGCAAGCTCGTCACCGCGGACATCCGCCTGACCTCCCTGATGGCCAACGGGTTCACCACCCACCTGTTCCTCTACCCCTTCATCACGGTGGGCCTGCCGTACGTCATCACGCAGGTCTTCCGGGCCGGATCCGTCGAGTTCGGCTACCTGGAGGCGGTCTGCGCCGCCGGCGGCATCCTCTCCCTGCTGGTCGTGCCCCACACCAAGCGCCTGGGTACGTCGAACAGCCTGGCCGCCAGCATGGCGGGCATGATCATCGGCGCCGCCCTCTTCCTGGTCCTCCTCGTCGGACCCGCCGTGGACCTCATGACGGACCAGACCGTGGCCCGTCTGGGCATCCTCACCCTGGGCTGCTTCCTCGTCTTCCTCGCCTTCGGCGTCTACGGCACCTACTTCGTCAGCTTCATGCACACGAACGTGCCCAGCGAGATGCTCGGCAAGGGCCAGAGCCTGGTCATGATGTTCAACGCCCTCGGCCGGATGCTCGGCTTCTCCCTCTTCGGCCTCCTCTTCGACCACTCGCTGCAGGCCGCGGTCATCGTCTTCGTCGGCGGAATGAGCCTGAAGGTCCTGGTGCACCTCCCCTTCGTCAAGGCCGACCGCCGCCTGCGCGCCGCCACGGCCGCCGACGCACCCGCTCTCGAACCGGCGGCGGAACGGTGA
- a CDS encoding SGNH/GDSL hydrolase family protein: MTSTTDANPDPAERTLRFQQPEKVLRHLGPAPDDAVLAPLFGLDAADYRTRLSRLEARNREAAAALAALPGAAARLAALPFRPGEHVVAVGESTTADRLSWFEILRHLLPPTVGCTNLAVSGSTTTQALANLPLLTAQRPDWVLCMLGANDVQRLDGVPLVAAAETRRALQALRDLTVSRTGARWIWLTPTGVDVERVARYQHFRRAGLGWAGTDLDALAEFLLAEPEVTVDTRTAGHGHVEEDGLHLTPAGQRRVVSAVLDALAPPPAPARPSEN, translated from the coding sequence ATGACGAGCACCACCGACGCGAACCCCGACCCGGCGGAACGGACGCTGCGCTTCCAGCAGCCCGAGAAGGTCCTGCGCCACCTCGGCCCCGCCCCCGACGACGCCGTGCTCGCGCCGCTGTTCGGGCTCGATGCGGCCGACTACCGTACGCGCCTGAGCCGGCTGGAGGCGCGCAACCGGGAGGCCGCCGCCGCCCTCGCCGCCTTACCGGGGGCGGCCGCACGCCTGGCCGCGCTGCCGTTCCGGCCGGGCGAGCACGTCGTCGCCGTGGGGGAGAGCACCACCGCGGACCGGCTCTCCTGGTTCGAGATCCTGCGCCACCTGCTCCCGCCGACGGTCGGCTGCACCAACCTGGCCGTCTCCGGCAGTACGACCACCCAGGCCCTGGCGAACCTCCCCCTCCTCACGGCCCAGCGGCCCGACTGGGTGCTGTGCATGCTGGGGGCCAACGACGTGCAACGGCTGGACGGGGTCCCGCTGGTCGCCGCCGCCGAGACCCGCCGCGCCCTGCAGGCCCTGCGCGACCTGACGGTCAGCCGGACCGGGGCCCGGTGGATCTGGCTCACCCCGACCGGCGTCGACGTCGAGCGCGTGGCGCGGTACCAGCACTTCCGGCGGGCGGGCCTCGGCTGGGCCGGTACCGACCTCGACGCCCTGGCCGAATTCCTGCTCGCGGAGCCCGAGGTCACGGTCGACACCCGGACCGCGGGCCACGGCCACGTCGAGGAGGACGGCCTCCACCTCACCCCCGCCGGCCAACGCCGGGTCGTGTCAGCCGTCCTCGACGCCCTGGCCCCGCCGCCCGCCCCGGCCCGGCCATCGGAAAACTGA
- a CDS encoding MarR family winged helix-turn-helix transcriptional regulator: MNSSRQPADATGPVPATAPRGAAFLLAQIGAHAAGRFAERVAHLGLTPADVGLLRMVAGQPGRSQRALAEDLGVVPSRVVKLIDVLEGKGLVERRRSEEDRRNYELHLTAEGRSTLGAVSRAAAAHEDALLAALDSEQRGHLLGLLQRIAAEQDLTPGVHPGYRARG, encoded by the coding sequence GTGAACAGTTCCCGGCAACCAGCAGATGCGACGGGCCCGGTCCCGGCCACCGCCCCGCGCGGGGCCGCGTTCCTCCTCGCCCAGATCGGCGCGCACGCCGCCGGACGCTTCGCCGAGCGGGTGGCCCACCTGGGGCTGACCCCGGCGGACGTCGGCCTGTTGCGCATGGTCGCCGGGCAGCCGGGACGCAGCCAGCGGGCGCTCGCGGAGGACCTGGGCGTCGTCCCGAGCCGCGTCGTGAAACTCATCGACGTGCTGGAGGGCAAAGGGCTCGTCGAGCGGCGACGCAGCGAGGAGGACCGCCGCAACTACGAGCTCCACCTCACGGCAGAGGGCCGGAGCACGCTCGGCGCGGTCTCCCGCGCGGCCGCCGCCCACGAGGACGCCCTGCTGGCCGCCCTCGACTCGGAGCAGCGCGGCCACCTGCTCGGTCTGCTCCAACGCATCGCAGCCGAGCAGGACTTGACCCCCGGCGTCCACCCCGGCTACCGCGCCCGCGGCTGA
- a CDS encoding VOC family protein has protein sequence MSDDLAAPVPGTLHHVEIWVPDLARAIADWAWLLEDLGYTPHQSWEHGRSWKLGSTYLVFEQSPALTATRHDRCAPGLNHLAFHIESPARVDLLTARARENGWNLLFPDRHPHAGGTHQHAAYLESTDGFEIELIASGTSQESSQGGPPAT, from the coding sequence GTGTCTGACGACCTCGCCGCGCCCGTCCCCGGAACCCTCCACCACGTCGAGATCTGGGTCCCCGACCTCGCCCGCGCGATCGCCGACTGGGCCTGGCTCCTCGAAGACCTCGGCTACACCCCCCACCAGAGCTGGGAACACGGCCGCAGCTGGAAACTCGGCTCCACCTACCTCGTCTTCGAGCAGTCCCCCGCCCTCACGGCCACCCGTCACGACCGCTGCGCACCGGGCCTGAACCACCTCGCCTTCCACATCGAAAGCCCGGCACGGGTCGATCTCCTCACGGCCAGGGCCCGCGAGAACGGCTGGAACCTCCTCTTCCCCGACCGCCACCCCCACGCCGGCGGCACCCACCAACACGCCGCGTACCTCGAATCCACCGACGGCTTCGAAATCGAACTCATCGCCTCCGGCACGTCGCAGGAAAGCTCCCAGGGCGGACCGCCGGCAACGTGA
- a CDS encoding YceI family protein yields the protein MTTTPALTDLTGDYVLDPAHTRIGFIARHAMVTKVRGAFHQFEGTAHLDGADPARSTAQVVIKTESIDTGVEQRDQHLRTNDFLDAPEYPDITFRTTSVEPQSDTEYRVTGDLTIKDTTRPVTIDFEYTGNAVDPYGNLRVGLEGSVTISRKEYGVTWNAALEGGGVLVGDKVVLEFDISAIKQK from the coding sequence TTGACCACGACGCCCGCCCTCACCGACCTCACCGGGGACTACGTCCTCGACCCCGCCCACACCAGGATCGGCTTCATCGCCCGCCACGCCATGGTCACCAAGGTCCGCGGCGCGTTCCACCAGTTCGAGGGCACCGCCCACCTGGACGGCGCCGATCCGGCCCGCTCCACCGCCCAGGTGGTGATCAAGACCGAGAGCATCGACACCGGCGTCGAGCAGCGCGACCAACACCTGCGCACCAATGACTTCCTGGACGCTCCCGAGTACCCCGACATCACTTTCCGCACCACCTCTGTCGAGCCTCAGTCCGACACGGAGTACCGCGTCACCGGCGACCTGACCATCAAGGACACCACGCGCCCGGTCACGATCGACTTCGAGTACACCGGCAACGCGGTCGACCCCTACGGCAACCTGCGGGTCGGCCTGGAAGGATCGGTGACCATCTCCCGCAAGGAGTACGGGGTGACCTGGAACGCGGCCCTGGAGGGCGGCGGAGTCCTGGTCGGCGACAAAGTCGTCCTGGAATTCGACATCTCCGCGATCAAGCAGAAGTAG
- a CDS encoding serine/threonine-protein kinase has translation MTGAEEAGPFGPAGPVLGGRYRLVRPMGTGGSGRTWQAHDELLGIRVVAKELRAPWTLTDAERGNWLRWAERQVRWTARLPRHPSLVAVHDLVTDGPVLWTVMEFVEGQSLAARLEERGPLSTAEATRLATALLVALQAAHEAKFVHGAVRPDNVMVDGDRIALLIDPETATRVGDRGNDEPAALSGLVRRLDHLSPERIQGLGPWPASDLYGLGLTLYEAVEGVSPYRGPTPAVILAAILNERPRPMGRARSLEPLIEGLLRKDPAARLTIPQAWGILNSSARISQDAPSQSTPWGRAPAQAPAPAPAWAPDREEAHAYPPALPASMPPPGATPPPPVTAAGGNGALILTALLLLALVSVCVLLARPVLAYAGSLAAAPFWPAVLSWAAFALGLLVLGYQVRATVRLEGSPHPVRSRLSLVPPPRWSPEELSARRQAAERAVDESLLRVDQRLAAASPRPNRNGGADA, from the coding sequence ATGACCGGTGCAGAAGAGGCAGGACCTTTCGGGCCGGCAGGGCCCGTACTCGGGGGCCGATACCGACTCGTGCGCCCGATGGGTACCGGCGGATCCGGGCGGACCTGGCAGGCGCACGACGAGCTCCTCGGAATCCGCGTGGTGGCCAAGGAGTTACGGGCGCCGTGGACCTTGACGGACGCCGAGCGCGGGAACTGGCTGCGGTGGGCGGAGCGGCAAGTCCGCTGGACGGCGCGACTGCCCCGGCATCCCAGTCTGGTGGCCGTCCACGACCTGGTAACCGACGGTCCCGTCCTGTGGACCGTCATGGAGTTCGTCGAAGGGCAATCGCTGGCCGCCCGCCTCGAAGAGCGGGGCCCGCTCAGCACGGCGGAAGCCACCCGCCTCGCCACCGCTCTGCTGGTCGCACTTCAGGCAGCGCACGAAGCGAAATTCGTGCACGGCGCGGTACGTCCCGACAACGTGATGGTGGACGGCGACCGTATCGCTCTGCTCATCGACCCCGAGACCGCCACCCGCGTCGGGGACCGGGGGAACGACGAACCGGCGGCGCTCAGTGGGCTCGTACGCCGGCTGGACCACCTCTCGCCGGAGCGGATCCAGGGGCTCGGCCCATGGCCGGCGAGCGACTTGTACGGCCTGGGGCTCACGCTGTACGAGGCCGTCGAGGGGGTCTCGCCGTACCGCGGTCCCACTCCCGCGGTCATCCTGGCCGCCATCCTGAACGAGCGGCCGCGGCCGATGGGGCGCGCCCGGTCACTGGAGCCGCTGATCGAGGGGCTCCTGCGGAAGGACCCCGCGGCCCGCCTCACGATCCCCCAGGCGTGGGGGATCCTGAATTCCTCCGCACGCATCAGCCAAGACGCCCCGTCACAGTCCACGCCATGGGGCCGGGCCCCGGCCCAAGCCCCGGCCCCGGCCCCGGCCTGGGCACCCGATCGCGAGGAGGCCCACGCTTATCCGCCGGCCCTGCCTGCGTCCATGCCGCCCCCCGGGGCCACGCCCCCTCCCCCCGTCACGGCAGCCGGTGGCAACGGCGCCCTGATTCTGACGGCCTTGCTCCTGCTGGCCCTGGTCTCGGTGTGCGTTCTGCTGGCCCGCCCGGTGCTGGCGTACGCCGGCTCCCTGGCGGCGGCTCCCTTCTGGCCGGCCGTGCTGTCGTGGGCGGCGTTCGCGCTCGGGCTGCTCGTACTCGGGTACCAAGTGCGGGCCACCGTACGGCTGGAGGGCTCGCCGCACCCCGTACGGTCGCGGCTGTCGCTGGTACCGCCGCCGCGGTGGTCGCCGGAGGAGCTCTCCGCCCGCCGCCAGGCGGCCGAGCGGGCCGTGGACGAGTCCTTGCTGCGGGTCGACCAGCGGCTGGCAGCCGCCTCCCCCCGCCCGAACCGGAACGGGGGCGCCGATGCCTGA
- a CDS encoding HopJ type III effector protein yields the protein MTDLKSLRASLASGEHEFADTLAFIAAHYEYQPQAFRNGDLENAAGENEGSCKTLGLALLEGLSDEEALLAFGEHYRSVLATPNDTDHGNIRNLMAHGLAGVSFAGQQPLARKG from the coding sequence ATGACTGATCTGAAGTCGCTGCGAGCGAGCCTTGCTTCCGGTGAGCACGAGTTCGCCGACACCCTGGCCTTCATTGCCGCGCACTACGAGTACCAGCCGCAGGCGTTCCGCAACGGGGACCTGGAGAACGCCGCGGGTGAGAACGAGGGTTCCTGCAAGACGCTGGGACTGGCCCTGCTGGAAGGGCTGAGCGACGAAGAGGCGCTGCTGGCGTTCGGTGAGCACTACCGCAGCGTGCTGGCGACGCCGAACGACACCGATCACGGCAACATTCGCAACCTCATGGCCCATGGCCTGGCGGGCGTGAGCTTCGCCGGGCAGCAGCCGTTGGCCCGCAAGGGCTGA
- a CDS encoding L-threonylcarbamoyladenylate synthase: MALRYDCGTASGRTDGLGMAAKAVRRGELVVLPTDTVYGIGADAFNPDAVDGLLGAKGRDRAMPSPVLVASPDALNELVADFPAQGWALVEAFWPGGLTLVARHLPSLTWDLGETHGTVAVRMPSHPVALELLAETGPMAVSSANLTGRPSPQDCDAAQDMLGDSVAVYLDGGPTEAAVASSIVDLTGPVPVLKRAGAISADVLRGVVPDLLER, translated from the coding sequence ATGGCCCTTCGATACGACTGCGGCACGGCCTCGGGCCGGACCGACGGACTGGGCATGGCGGCCAAGGCGGTGCGCCGGGGCGAGCTCGTGGTGCTCCCGACCGACACCGTCTACGGCATCGGTGCGGACGCCTTCAACCCCGACGCGGTGGACGGACTGCTGGGAGCCAAGGGCCGGGACCGTGCGATGCCCTCGCCGGTACTGGTCGCCTCCCCGGACGCCCTGAACGAGCTGGTCGCCGATTTCCCCGCGCAGGGGTGGGCCCTGGTGGAGGCGTTCTGGCCGGGCGGACTGACCTTGGTCGCCCGCCACCTGCCATCGCTGACCTGGGATCTCGGGGAGACCCACGGCACGGTCGCGGTCCGGATGCCGTCCCACCCCGTCGCCCTGGAACTGCTCGCCGAGACCGGCCCCATGGCGGTCTCCAGTGCCAACCTGACCGGCCGGCCGTCCCCGCAGGACTGCGACGCCGCCCAGGACATGCTGGGCGATTCCGTCGCCGTCTATCTGGACGGCGGGCCCACCGAGGCCGCCGTCGCCTCCTCGATCGTGGACCTCACCGGCCCGGTACCGGTCCTCAAGCGGGCCGGCGCCATCAGCGCCGACGTGTTGCGCGGCGTCGTCCCCGACCTGCTGGAGAGGTGA
- a CDS encoding anti-sigma factor, translating to MNHQASDIHVLAGAYALDALDPAEREEFAAHLTGCDACRQDVADFQATAARLASFAAQPAPAPMKQRTLAAVDHVRQLPPRVPSATTVSLRGALRRKALPVALAASLAAAASFAGLAAWQNQQNRQLEQRARQSETRLDAVSGVLAAPDARTVHGRASNGALASVVASDRQNRAVFTATGLPAPAAGSTYQLWLAHDGTMRPAGFIRQDGTVLLEGDPADAAAVGLTVEPAGGSPRPTTAPLLLMTLPA from the coding sequence GTGAATCACCAGGCGTCCGATATCCACGTCCTGGCCGGCGCGTACGCGCTGGACGCCCTCGACCCGGCCGAGCGCGAGGAGTTCGCCGCCCACCTGACCGGGTGCGACGCCTGTCGGCAGGACGTGGCCGACTTCCAGGCCACCGCGGCGCGGCTGGCATCCTTCGCGGCTCAGCCCGCGCCCGCCCCGATGAAGCAGCGGACCCTGGCGGCCGTCGATCACGTACGGCAGCTCCCGCCCCGCGTCCCCTCGGCCACCACGGTCTCCCTGCGCGGCGCGCTGCGGCGCAAGGCGCTCCCGGTCGCCTTGGCCGCGAGCCTCGCCGCAGCGGCCTCGTTCGCCGGCTTGGCGGCCTGGCAGAACCAGCAGAACCGGCAGCTGGAGCAGCGAGCCCGGCAGAGCGAGACGCGTCTGGACGCCGTCAGCGGAGTCCTGGCCGCGCCGGACGCCCGTACGGTCCACGGCCGGGCGAGCAACGGCGCCCTGGCCTCCGTCGTCGCCTCCGACCGGCAGAACAGGGCCGTGTTCACCGCCACCGGCCTGCCCGCCCCGGCCGCGGGCAGCACGTACCAGCTGTGGCTCGCCCATGACGGCACCATGCGGCCGGCCGGGTTCATCCGGCAGGACGGCACGGTCCTGTTGGAGGGCGACCCCGCCGACGCGGCCGCCGTCGGCCTCACCGTCGAGCCCGCCGGGGGATCCCCCCGGCCCACCACGGCCCCCCTGCTCCTGATGACCCTCCCCGCCTGA
- the sigK gene encoding ECF RNA polymerase sigma factor SigK, translated as MNQPLPFRSPGRPGPADLAEVMEQVARGDKQAFSTLYDALAPMVFGIVVKVVRDRAQSEEVAQEVMLDLWRQAARYRPDAGSVTTWTATLAHRRAVDRVRTVQAAADREQAQAAREHHTAFDEVAEQVETRLDSEQVRRCLRGLTELQRQAVTLAYYGGLTYREVAQTLRTPLPTIKTRMRDGLIRLRDCMGVTT; from the coding sequence GTGAACCAGCCCCTCCCGTTCCGTTCCCCCGGCCGCCCCGGCCCCGCCGACCTCGCCGAGGTCATGGAGCAGGTCGCCCGCGGCGACAAGCAGGCCTTCTCGACGCTGTACGACGCTCTCGCGCCCATGGTCTTCGGGATCGTGGTGAAGGTCGTGCGCGACCGTGCCCAGTCGGAGGAGGTCGCCCAGGAGGTCATGCTCGACCTGTGGCGGCAGGCCGCCCGCTACCGGCCCGACGCCGGCAGCGTGACCACCTGGACGGCGACCCTTGCCCACCGTAGGGCGGTCGACCGCGTCCGCACCGTACAAGCCGCCGCGGACCGCGAGCAGGCTCAGGCCGCACGCGAGCACCACACGGCGTTCGACGAGGTCGCCGAGCAGGTCGAGACCCGGCTCGACAGCGAGCAGGTACGCCGCTGCCTGCGCGGCCTGACCGAGCTCCAACGCCAGGCCGTGACCCTGGCCTACTACGGAGGCCTGACCTACCGTGAAGTCGCCCAGACGCTTCGCACACCGCTTCCGACCATCAAGACACGCATGCGCGACGGGCTGATCCGGCTTCGCGACTGCATGGGGGTGACCACGTGA